TTTCTGTTCTAGCAAATCTTCAGCATTTTTGTCACTCACGTGATTGCTATGCGTTGTATTGGGGAGAGTTGATTAGACAGGACATGTCGCAACTTCATATTACCAAGGACATGACTTTAGATAGGAAGGAGGGGAGGTCACGTATTAGGGCAGAAGGTTAGTAGAGATAGATTGTTGTCTTGCTTAGGCTTGTTAGTGCCTGATGTAATACTCGTCATGCCCTTGTTGTAGTTCTTTCcatatgttgtttattgtatTTCGATTATCACACtagtttgttgttgttattgtttctttCTTGTGGACTTTACACTGTTTGTTTATTAACTGCTAtgctttcttcattgttttcttcttctattacttgggtttgatgcacttgagccgagggtctttcggaaacagcctctctacctctacgaggtagtggtaaggtctccATACACTCTACCCTGCCCAGACCCCACTTAATGGGatttcattgggtatgttgtttttgttgttgtatctTCTGCCTGACCTATACCAGTTTAGAAAAGCACCAAGCTGACCATACATGTTGCCTACTTCTGCGTCCTGAATAATCCCTGATGTTGAATTGACATATTTAATGCTCCTTAAttgcaattatttttttcttttattcctgTGGTGTTTGGGCTACATGAACGCACCTCGCTTAATCCACTAGACAATTTGTACAGCCTACAAGCACAGGTGACGAAAAACTTGCCCATAGAAGTTTGAGCATATGGGCTCACACCAAGTGTCCTAGTTGGGATTCAGACTTAGGATCTTCAGGTTGTTACCCCCTAGTAGCCATTATATTTACCTCTCTCTTTGATTTACTACAGGCACATTACATATCCTGAGGCTTCATGTTCGTATGTGCTGTCTATTTGTGAATGAATGTATCAATGACTCAATGTACATGTTCTATCTCTAGGTTTTGTTTGTGCGTGTGATGAGATGTTGATGTCTGCGATTTTCAGTGTTATTGCAGATAATCATGATGCACCATTTGTCAAGTAGTGTATCAAAGAGAATACTCTCTTCTACCATGGCTTTCTATAGAAATGATTCTTCTTTCTCTATGGTTTCAAGACAAGCATACAGAAGCTCAACTCTGCAGCAGATTGTTGACAAGTCACCACGAAACGCTATTCCTAGTGATTTCTTGAAATGGCGTTTGCTTGGTTGCATTAGGACATCAAAATTTGCCTCTGGCTTCAGCCCGTTGAAGCAAAAGCCCTTGGACTCTATTATTGACATGGAGAGGGCAAAGGAAAAATCAGCTGAAGAGCTAGCTGACATTTGGGATGATGTAATATTTCAacactttcttaaattttgataatttcaaaTGCATAGTTGGCTTTCTTGAGATAGTTTTCAGCCTTGAGTTCTTATTCTGGACAGTTGTAAATTACATTAGTCACTTAATATGATGAACAATACACAAATAGACCAAGCTTTTGTCATAGAAATGAGCAGGTTAGCTTGCTTACATCACTAGAAATTGATGTCATCTAAGGTTTATCTGATCTTTCTGATAAACTTGTAAAAGTAATTCATGCAGCCAAAAATATACAGCCTGGTTTTTTATGATtgcattaatatttttttgtagatGACTACTATTAATATCACTTTGCTGCAAGTGGAATGAGGATTTGCTGGAAATATTAGAGGACCCCATGAATTCTTTGATCTTTGGTCTAAATTTACCCCTTCAACAGATTTTCTTATGGAACTTAGTGTTTTTAAGCTATTCAATTCTAAAATGTGATGCTTCAGAGATGCTTTGGTCATGGATTACCttctcatcttttttttttgggagctGATCTCCTGCAAAAGGACTTGCCTCCTGAAATGCTTGTTAGACTTGAAAATTCTTTATGAAGTTTAGagaaaatgactatttttaTGTGTGTTTACACAATCCATTCAAGTATTTTTAGCTACGATCAGCAATGTACCTTTACGTCTGCTTATTTATTAAGTTGTATACTTTGTACATTTTGATCATGGTCTGCACTCTGCAGTATGTGTTCCGCAACTTTTGCTTTCCTAAAGTGTTGGTGATACTTGAATGATCCTGTTCTTTCTGTCTCATTTCCCCTTTCATTGCATGATTATGTTATCTCAGTATCACTTGGGAAGAGGTCATATTGCAGCATCAATGAAATCTAAGCTATATAAGCTCTTGGAGCAAAGAGCTTCAAGTTGGTAAATATGCTGCTTCatctttttcatttgttttctcGACTATAATTAGTTTCTCTGTTTAATACACTCTTCCATCGTTATCTTTGACATCCTACTTCTGTTTTCATGTGTAGCCAGTATTTTGTGATTCCATTATGGAAGGGAAGTGGTTACACAACGATGTTTGTGCAAGGTTAGTCTTGTCTTGCTCCTTTTATTCTTTAACAATCTCTGCTGATTTGCATTATAAAACCTACTACCATGATTTAGACACTATATGTTAGAGTCCTTATCAAAAAACTATTCGAAGAGTTCCTCTCTCTAGTTCTGATGCTGTCACTGCTGGCAGCTTTATTTATtctcacaaaagaaaaatgctTTCCATCTTTTTTAAGTTCATTGTTGGATGAGCTTGTTATTGAGATAATAATATTACTATTCATAGTCGGATACATAAGGGAACATATAATACTTTAATGGTCTACCATCTCCGTATTATCTGATGAAAGAGTCTGCAGCTGTAGACTTCTTTTTGCTATGTAGGGGGTCGATGGCAATGTCACTTGAAAGATCCTTTTTTCCCTCTTCTCTGTCCTCCTATCCTTTATTTACATTAAGAATGTTTTGCTTggctctccaaaaatgttgctgGGCACGGGTAgtatcctccaaaagtagtgtacGTTTTGGATGATCCAACACAGGTACGACAACAGGTTTGAAGAATCGTAACAACAGGGTTTAAAAAGTTTAGTGGTCAAGGAAGTTGAAATGACCATATAAACGAAGGTTGGAATTTCAGTAGAGGTGAAAAAATtaaggtgatttcttcccatcttCTTAGTCTTGATGGACAGAGTTACCAGCATCCGTGAAATAGTTGAGGTAGCAAGTCAAACTAAGCACTGCCATTATCCCAAATAAATGAGATGCCTTGATATGTGGGGTATCAACATATTATCCTAATTATTTTTAGGTGAATCTCTGCACCCGTATCCATACATGGATCCATATCccctaatcataaaaattagatcatgaaggatTCGACCTCTAGATCCGCACCCATATTGGACACCCACacccgagtccgagcaacttagatCATATTATTGGTGATTGAACAATAACCAAAATAGAGATCAATCTTTCCAATAGTTCACCTGTCTTATAATCTTCAATCCTGAGTTAATATTTTCTACTATTAGACAAGTGGGAGTTAAGCACCTCACTGTTGATATGTTTACTCGTGTTTAAAAAAATCCAATTTGAAGGAATTCTGGTCAATTTGCCTTATTTTTGTGCATTATTTACTGGTCCAGTAGGCTTTAATTCTTTCTTGTGGATGACGAAAAAATTAGAATTCTTTTACTCAAATGACAGATGTGTCTTGCCTTTTGACATATGGGCCCAGGAGGATACCTTTGTAAATGTCTCAAAATGGAGCAATGTTCTGGGCACAAAAACAGCTTACTGTAGCTGATGTATAAATGTTTTGGTGCATTGACTTATTTAGCCCTTTGTTTATGTCATCAACATTCTCTTAGACAATCAGTTCCCTCCCCCAACAGTTGTACTTCCTCACGTGCATCGTGTCCCTACCTCATTATTTAGTGCTTCACTTCTACTATTACCTTGCTGTTTCTCTGATTAAATATGCAGAAAACAGACTCCAACTGCAAACCATTCCTTAACTTGATTTACATTGATCTCTTCAATTGAGTAAGCTTAGGCTCtttcacctagtgtttttgatACTTCTCAGTCGGGTTGATTACTTCTAATTGCCATCCCTAGTttgcttttattttcttgttatggATTTTGATCACTTTTCTTGTTTACTTTTTTCGGAAAGAATCTTCTCTTCATGTTTTCGTTACCTATTCCTTGGCTGGTCGACCCATGTAGGGAATCCCTTGTTCTGAGGCTTCTTTATAGGTAAAATACCTATGCTTTTTGAAGACTGTAGCCGATGATATGTTGTTATTTTGTCAGTACTTCTTGTACTCAGGTCCTTACTGATTAGTACGTCATCCAATATCAGGTCAATACTTTTGCCTGCAGTCCAAGATATTTGACAAATTTCTACTAATTATAGATTACCTGTACAACTTTCAAGTAACCAAAATTTAACAATATCATTTCTACATAACATActttagaaaaggaaaaaaacaagatGTACTATTGTAGTGTGTAGGATTGCACCTAGTTTTCTAACCTTCATGACAGCTGAACATAGATGGCTCTAGTTGTACATGTATTTGGTTAGTTAGCTGGCTTTCCTTTGGACATCTGTGAATATCATATTTGTTCCTTCTTGAACTTTAAGCTGTGTATGTAGATCAACTCCTCCCACCTTGCCTCCCCATTCCAAACTGAATCAACAAGTAGTTGTGACAAAGAAGGAGAATTTCACAGAATATTTGTTCTCACCAACTGAACCTTACTTTTCTGGTGAATGTGCATAAATCAATTTTGTTTATGCTTATAATTTAGTGGCCATTGTTCTGTGTGATATCAGTTCTACTGCTCTGTGTAAACATCAAGACAGGTGGGTGAGAGACTCCATCAGAAACAAGAAGATTCCGTTTATCATCTGCAGTTATTTCATGACTATTCATTAAATCATCATGCAGTGCAGGCACCCCACATTCTAATCACAGGTCTTGAAGATTACAAAGCAAGAGGAACTCAAGCTGCTCCATACTTCACAGTTTCTTACTACACTGAGTTTGCTGAAAGCAAGGATCTAGTTCTTGTTCGAGGGGACATTGTCTTTACTAGCAAGCTCACGGACTCGGAGGCAAAATGGCTTTTGGACACTGTACAATCATTTTACTTGAATGATGTCAGGTACAAACTAGTGGAGCGCTTTAACAGAGAAACAAGTGAGTTCGAGTTTAAAGATGTTTTACAAACTTTGGAGATGCCTATAATGTGATTGACACATCCAATTTTCTGTCATAAGAACAATCAGAAGAGATGGAGTTTGATTGTGAAAGGATCATTCAAAAATCAGCAACAGTAGGATTGTAGTTCTCCTTGCCATTTTGACAGGCAATCGTATCTGTCCAGCATAAAATGCTTTCTAGTAGGATGATATTCAATTTGGTGGGTGTATACCAGGTGTGGGTAAGTTTTTCCCATAGACATTCCTTTCACAAAATTAAATCACTTTGATTTTCAGTTATGAGGTTGGATACTAAATAACTTTTGAGATGatatataactaaataataatttgtttttttcgGTTTATCAGTTTTGTTTTTCTAAATCTGAATCAAACAAAAAAGAGTAATTGAATTCTTAActcaaaaccaaacaaaaaccaaaaaaataaaaagaaaaccaattcaaattaattaacattcggttcgatttggtttgatttttcgatTTAATCAGAAAATGCATACCCTACTCTTTAGTGATACAATTGATAAGGCAGTTAATCAAGTTCATGTCTAATTTAGCTTGTTGTTGGTTAAagatttttaatcaaaatatttgatggttgttttttgtattttatccTCCCCTTGAATCCATTTTCCTTTGGTTTTTGATTCTATATGGAGACTCAACTTGTTTCTTTTCTCTTTGATCAAATTGTGAAAATATTTGTTGTTACAGTCCCCTTGTTCAAaccaatcatttttttttaatagccCCCTACCTCATTTATTAATATCCAAAAGATACAAAAGAAGAGTAGGGAGGTGTGTCTTGCCTCATTAAGGAGcaatcaaaaaaattaacttgTTCAAACCAATCTACTTGTGTCCTGGTAGTATCAGAATTATCATCAATGTCTTTATCACAATTTGTGGCCCTTGACCGGTCACTcaaggggttgtttggtagggTGTATTATAAATGTTTGCATTCGTTATGCTAAGatggtttggtgtattaaaaataacatgcatgcattgcataatttctcaaaaaatattttcttacaaaaataccctccacaATTACGATGGAAAGGATGTGGAAAAGGCTTTGAGGGAACAATAGTAtttttaatcatgtataaaaattctttgaattattaatgggaaaaggcataaattgcCCCCTAAACTTGTACCCAAAAACCACTTACACAGTTTAACTAATGGGGCAATCTATTACACACTTTAAGTacataaaaatgtatttatttctCCCTTCCGTCACCCAACCCAGGACATTATGCATTGAGTGAGAGCCACTCGCCTCCTAGTGAAGCCACGTAGTAAAAGACCCCAACCTGATTGATTTGACCCAAACCCGTTTCTTTTTACCCAAACCCATTTCTtttcacccaaatccattttattttacgCTAGTCCATTTATTTCACCCACCCGTTTCGTTTCTCTAAGAACACCAAAACCTAATCGAAAATTTCGTCTGTAAATCCTAATTTTAGCTAAAGATTTCTTCGATTCTGTAGTGTTTTTGAAGCATCCTTGTAGTTTTAATCATCTAATCAAGTTTTCAATGTCATATTTGAAGAACATTTGTGTATACAATCGAGGCATTCATCGTTTGGTGGAAGCAAATCGGTGGTTACTAGGGTTTGGTGGTTACAATCGAGGTGTTCATCGTTCATAGTGTGTTGTTGTCTCCATATCTGAAGACATCTCTAGGGTTACTTCATAGTTCATTCTTTTTAGCTTAGGGTTAtttcgtcttttttttttcaggttTACTATATGTCGTCTTTCATTCACATGATTCCCCTTTGTTGTTGTATGTGTTATGTCGTTGTTGTTGAGGGTCAACTGTTAACATTATTTTCAGGTTAAAATGTCTTTTGAATTGATACCTTTGAGATTTGTGTTATGAAGAGTGGAAAAAAAGGATACAAGGGGAAATCATATCATGGTGGAGGATTTTATGAGTTCTTAGATGTTAATATAGATAGGTTGTCTTATTTTGAATTGAGGGATTGTCAGAAACAGTTGGGGTATGAACCTGGATAATGTGTGATGTATGTGAAACTTCCTAGAAGTACTGTTAtgttagaaaattaaatttgactATGATACTACTTTAATTGCTAAGTGTTTGAGTCATGGAgatattttgaactattttgtGTGTCACTTTGTTGCTGATCCAGTTTTGGTCCCATCTTCATTGGAATATGGGGAAAGTGGAGTAGGTAAGCGAGCATCTCAAAAAGTGGGTCTAATGCATCTTTTGATGTTGAATTAGAACCAACACATGAGGCCCAAGAAAATGCCTCAAACTCTGCCCCTGCCAATTCAAATACATATTCCCATGTACACTATTTCACTGCTCCAAATACTGCTCCTCCTACTCATCAAACTCCAACCCATATCCATCCTTCTACTAATCCAACTGTTGACCCTGTCCATCCTTCCTCTGATCCAATTCATATCCATGTCCTCCTTCTAATGAACAAGATTCAGATAGAGAATCATTGGATAGGGGATTTAATGGGAGTAATGTAGATGATGAGCTAAGAAGTTTTAGGGAGGAAAGGAgtaaaagaaagagaaggaaaaggGGAGAAAGAGATCCATTGCCTGATCATGTCAAGTTAGGAACATAAAAAAAAGGGGCCAGATGCTGGGTATGATGAATCTACAGGTGGTaatataaacaacttagaaGGCAAGCTAGTTGGCGATGAGCCTTTCTATCCCTCAGATGAAGCTGCCAGTTTTGAAACAGATCCAGATGCTTTCAGTGATGATGAAGGAGAGGTTCAACAAAGAGAGAGAAAGTTAAaccaaaaaggagaaaaaaggtgAATAGAGTTGTATTTGATGCATCTTCTCATAAAATAGGGCGGGAATTGGGTCTTGTATTTGAAAGTGTTAACGAGTTTAGATCTGTTGTTACCAAATGTGTTGTTATTGAACATGTTGCAATTGAAATGTATATTAATGAACCAACAAAAGTAAGGGTTAGGTGTACACTTGGTTGTCCTTGGGTTTATTTGCTAGATTTGATTCTAGGACAAATAATTTTGTTGTAAAGAGATACAATCCAGTTCACAAATGTGATCCTACTAATAGGAACAAGCTTTGTAATAGCAAGTTCTTTTCTAGTCACTACAGTGAAAGGATAAAGGAACAACCTGACATTAGAATCTTTGAGTTTCAAGGGcttattaaaaaagaattggATTTATATGTTGGAAGAACAGTGTGTAGGAGAGCAAGAAACAAAGTATTACTGGAGCTAATGGGTGACTATGTTCTTAAGTTTGGGAGGATTTTGGACTACAAAGATGAGTTGCTAAGAACTAATTCAGGTAGAACATGTGTAGTCAAGCTTCATGAGGAAACATTTGAAAATGGTAGAAAAAAGTTTCAAGGCTTCTACATATGTTTTGATGCAATGAAGAAGTCCTTCTTAGCTAGTTGTAGGAAGTGCATTGGTTTGGATGGTTGTTTTCTAAAGGGAGTATATAAAGGTCAATTATTAGTTGTTGTTTGTAAAGATGGGAACAATCAAATGCTGCCACTGGCTTGGATAgtaattgaagttgaaaataagtTAACTAGAGCTTGGTTTGTCAATATTCTAAAGGAAGATCTTCAGTTGGGAGATGGTACAAACCTCACAATCATATCAGATATGCAAAAGGTTAGAATGTTTATtggtttttatatttatttcatgtcttgaatttatttatgaatgtcTTAGTTTCTTTAATGTCTTATTTTCTTAGTTTCATGTCTTGAATTTTCTTATAGGGTCTTGAAATTGCCATAACTAATTATTTGCCAAATGTTGAGCATAGAATGTGTGCTAGACACATCCTTGCTAACTGGTCAAAGAGATGGAGAGGTgttgagagaaaaaaatgtttCTAGAGGTGTGCAAGGTCTACTTTTGAGGCTGAGTTAAAGGATAACATTAGTTATATGAAAAGGTTGGGCCATAAGATAGTTGATAACTTGCTGTATTATAATCCTGAAAGATGGAGCaaggttttcttcaattttactTCAAAATGTGATGTTGTAGACAATAACATGGCTGAATGTTTCAATTCATGGATATTAGCAGCAAGGCATAAGACTATAATTACAATGCTTGAAGAACTTAGGgtgaaaatgattttaaaaataggGTAAATGAGAGAGTTTTGCAATACTTGGATCTGTGATATTTCTCCTATGACAATGAAGGTTCTACAAGATAACACAACTAAGTCTATGAAATGCAGCATTGAATAGAATTCAGATACAGGGTATGAGGTACTTCATGGACCATACAGACATGTTGTAGATATTCAAAGGCAAACATGTAGTTGTAGAGCATGTATGTTGAAAGGCATACCATGTCCTCATGCAATAGCTGCTCTTCACCATAGAAAATTGGACTCAATCAACTATATTTCTCATTGGTATAACAGAGAAACATACACGAAGACATACAACTACTTCATTCAGCCAGTTATGAATCTGAAAATGTGGCCAGAATCACAAAACATCTCTGTGATACCACCTCATGTTAGGAAGAGGCCAGGAAGGCCTGGCAAGATAAGGAACAA
The Solanum stenotomum isolate F172 chromosome 12, ASM1918654v1, whole genome shotgun sequence DNA segment above includes these coding regions:
- the LOC125846929 gene encoding uncharacterized protein LOC125846929 isoform X2, with amino-acid sequence MMHHLSSSVSKRILSSTMAFYRNDSSFSMVSRQAYRSSTLQQIVDKSPRNAIPSDFLKWRLLGCIRTSKFASGFSPLKQKPLDSIIDMERAKEKSAEELADIWDDYHLGRGHIAASMKSKLYKLLEQRASSCQYFVIPLWKGSGYTTMFVQVQAPHILITGLEDYKARGTQAAPYFTVSYYTEFAESKDLVLVRGDIVFTSKLTDSEAKWLLDTVQSFYLNDVRYKLVERFNRETSEFEFKDVLQTLEMPIM
- the LOC125846929 gene encoding uncharacterized protein LOC125846929 isoform X1 codes for the protein MNVSMTQLLLQIIMMHHLSSSVSKRILSSTMAFYRNDSSFSMVSRQAYRSSTLQQIVDKSPRNAIPSDFLKWRLLGCIRTSKFASGFSPLKQKPLDSIIDMERAKEKSAEELADIWDDYHLGRGHIAASMKSKLYKLLEQRASSCQYFVIPLWKGSGYTTMFVQVQAPHILITGLEDYKARGTQAAPYFTVSYYTEFAESKDLVLVRGDIVFTSKLTDSEAKWLLDTVQSFYLNDVRYKLVERFNRETSEFEFKDVLQTLEMPIM